Part of the Spinacia oleracea cultivar Varoflay chromosome 5, BTI_SOV_V1, whole genome shotgun sequence genome, TGCACAATTTTGCGATTTCAAATCTGCGATTGTGATTGTATTTGATTGATTGTTTTGAAACTCATCAAGATTCTTACCAAAACAATGGTGAAAATGGAGGTAATCTTGATCCTTATTTCATAGCTAATTCAGACAGTCCAACTTCTTCTTTAGTTTCTGCTGTTTTCAATGGTTCGAATTTCTTGCGATGGAAAAGGAATGTTATGAGAGCATTGATAGCTAAAAACAAAGAAGGTTTTGTGAATGGAGGAATTATCAAACCTGCTGTGAATCACAAAGATTATTGTAAGTGGAAACGTGCTGATTTCATGGTAGTGAGTTGGATTTTAAGCTCTATGAACAATGAGTTAGCAGATGATTTTGGATACATTGATAATGCTGGAGAATTATGGAAGGAATTAAATGAGAGGTTTGGACAGTCCAATGGACCTTTGATCTATCAACTGAAGAAGGAAATTGATAGTTTAAAACAAGATAATATGACTATTGTTACCTATTATGGTAAGTTGAAGAAGCTGTGGGAAGAAATGCAGAGTTTGAGGGCATTTCCTACTTGTATTTGTGGTGCTTTGAACAGCTGTAGTTGCCAAATCTTGAAGAAAATAGCTGAGTTTGAAGAAGAAGATAGAATGATGAAGTTTTTGTTAGGGTTAAATGGAGGATTTGAAGGAACTGTGACAAATGTGCTATCCATGGATCCTTTACCAAGTATAAACAGAGTTTTTGCTATCCCTCAACAAATAGAGAAGCAGAAAGAAGTCAGTGGTGCAGCTGTTGAGGCTAGTGCTATAAGTAGCAGTGCTATGGCTGCTCAATCATACAAAGGTGATCAATCTCAGAGGTTTGCTGGTGTAAAGAAAGACTGGAAAGagataaagaaagaaaaaatgcaCAAGATATGCACACATTGCAAAGGTAAGGGGCATACTGTGGATCAATGTTTCAAGCTCATAGGCTATCCTGATTGGTACAACACAATTAAGGCCTCAAAAGGGTCACAGTATCAAGCAAATGGAAGCAGACTTGTTGCTAATGTAAACTCAGCTGCTGATGTTGTAGATAATCCTCTTGATGATCAGTTGAATGGTTCTGCTGGTTCTGTGAACAATGAAATGATCAATGCAATTTGCCAAGAGGTTTTGAAAGCAATGAAAGGCAAGCAAGTTCAGTATGGTGATACTTCTGGAGTTTCTGGTTCTTATGCAAACTATGCAGGTATCATTTCTCACTCTTTTAACTGCACtgtgaataaaatgcttaattgtGGATTATGGATTGTGGACTCTGGAGCTTGTGATCATATGACATATGATGAGAGTATTTTGATAAACAAGAGACCACTTTAAAATACAATTAAAGTTGGCTTGCCTGATGGAACACAATTGAATTTGACACAGTTGGTGATGTTGTTCTTAGTGATAAACTGGTTTTGTCAAATGTGTTATTGGTCAAAGGTTTCAAACACAATCTGATGTCTGTTGGTAGGTTGATTGAACAAACTGGCATTCATGTTATATTTACTGGTGATGGGTATTCTTTCCAGGACCCTTCTAGTTCAGCTATGCTTGGTGCTGGAAACAAGACTCAAGGTCTTTACTACTTTGCTAAACACACAGATCTTCAAGATCTTAAGTGTAGTGGAAACACAGCTGCTACTGTAGTACATGATGGTAATACTCATGTAAATACTGGTGTTTTGCCAAATAAGACTGCTACTAGTATGTTTCAGTCTAAAATGGATAACAGGAATAAATTAGATCTTTTACATGCCAGATTAGGACATCCTTCTCTGTCAAAAATGAAGTATGTTGATGAAGCATATTGTAAAGGATTTACTGAATATAATTGTGATGTTTGTTTTCATTCAAAGCATCATAGATTTCCATTCAAAAAGAGTGACAGTAGAGCATCTGAATGTTTTGAACTGATTCATCTGGATTTATGGGGGTCATATAGGGTCAGAAATTTAGATGGTTCAGCTTATTTCTTGACTGTGTTGGATGATCATAGTAGAGTTACATGGACCTTTTTGCTTCACAACAAGATGCAAGTAGAAAAGGTGGTGGCAGATTTTATCTCTATGGTTGACACTCAATATCacaaaagaataaaaagaataaGGTCTGACAATGGAACTGAAGTAGTGAAAGATTCTTGCAGAGTTTTGTTTGCTAGTAAAGGTATCATACATGAAAAAAGTGTTCCTTATGTTCCTCAACAAAATGGTAGGGTTGAGAGGAAACACAGAAGTCTTCTTGAAATAGCTAGAGCCTTAAGATTTCATGCTGGATTGCCTAAGAAGTTTTAGGGAGAATGTGTACTTACAGCCACACATTTGATAAACAAAATTCCAGTTAAGGTGTTGAATTGGAAAACTCCATTTGAGGTTATGTTTCAGAGTGTTCCTATATATGACACACTAAGGGTCTTTGGCTTTTTATGTTTTGCTCACAACACTCAAGTCAAAAAAGATAAGTTTGATTCTAGAACTAGGAAGTGTATTTTCCTAGGCTGTCCTGCTGGTTATAGGGCTTTCAAGCTTTATGATATGGATACACACACTGTCTTTGTTTCTAGAGATGTCATCTTCTTTGAGGATGTATTTCCATACAAATCTCAACCTACACATAATCCTGATATTTTGAAACCTGTTCAAACAGTTCATTTTGGTTCTAAAGCCAATTCTCATTCTGTTGATCTTTCTTCTGATATACAGAATCATATTCACACTGAATCTCCACTTTTATCCTTAAACACTTCTCCACCACATTCATCTCAAAATTCTTTACATTTTGCTcccaattcttcttcttcttctcataGTTCTGGTTCAACACACAATACTGAACCTGAAATTCACATTACTTCTCCTAATACTCAACTTAATCAGTCTCCTAATATCATACAACCTATTGTTCCAACTCTTGTTACCAGACAAAGTTCCAGAACAATTAAACCTTCAACTGCTCTCAAAGACTTTGTTGGAGCATATATTCCACACAGACATGACACTTCTTCTTCTGAATCTGTTTCTTTTGCTGTAAAAGACTGCTCTCTTGACAATGATTGTGATGATCTTTGGTTAACTGATTTGGCACTCAATAGCTTTGACACTTGGGAATCATTAGCTTTTACTGTGTTTCAGTCTCCCAATGATCCCAAGCATTACAATCAAGCTAAACATGATGCTAACTGGTTAACTGCTATGGATAAAGAAATCCAAGCCTTGGAGAGTAATGATACTTGGGAACTTACTCAGTTACCCAAAGATAAGAAAGCAATTGGCTCTAAGTGGGTTTACAGAACCAAACTCAATCCTGATTACACTATAGATAGGCATAAAGCTAGATTAGTGGCAATTGGTTATCAGCAAGTGGAAGGAAAGGATTTTACTCAGACTTTTTCCCCTGTTGCTAAATTAGCTACTGTGAGAATTGTCATTGCACTTGCTGCTGTAAGAGGTTGGCCACTATATCAGCTGGATGTCAATAATGCCTTTTTACATGGCTATATTGATGAGGAGGTTTACATGAAGCCACCTCCTGGTTATCTTAAAGCTCAGCCTGGACAAGTTTGTAAACTCAAGAGATCCTTATATGGTTTGAGACAAGCATCTAGGCAATGGAACAAGGAATTGAACAAATTTCTGATTTCTCTCAACTTTCAGCAATCTAAGCAGGATTATTCTCTGTTTACAAGGACTTATGATGCAGAATTTCTTGTGATTTtggtttatgtggatgatatatTGATTACTGGTACTTCAAAGGCTCAAATTGAAGAAGTGAAAGTTGCTTTAGACACTGCTTTTACAATCAAGGATCTTGGTCTGCTTGCTTATTTCCTTGGTATTGAAATCCACAGAACTGATAATGGTATTTTTCTttctcaaagaaaatacatTCAGGACATTCTAATTGATGCTGGTATGGAAGAATGTACTCCTGCACCAGCTCCTCTTTCATGTGGTCTAAAATTGTCCATTGCTGATGGGGTTTTGCTTGATGATCCTGATGTATATAGAAGGCTTGTTGGTAGATTGCTTTACCTAGGCATCACAAGACCTGATTTGTCCTACTGTGTGCAGCATCTCAGTCAATTTGTTCATTCTCCAAGAGTTCCTCATCTCAAGGCTGCTCTTCATGTCTTAAAGTACTTAAAGGGTACAATAGATAATGGTTTATGGTATACAGCTGATTCTAATACAGAGTTAAGTGCATATAGTGATGCTGACTGGAGTGCCTGTCAATACAGCAGCAGATCTTTAAGTGCATATGCTGTCTTCCTTGGCAACAATTTGGTTTCTTGGAAGACTAAAAAGCAGCGTAGTGTGAGTAAATCTTCAGCTGAGGCAGAGTACAGAAGCATGTATGCAACTGCCAGTGAGCTTGTTTGGATTCAGGGATTACTTGAAGACCTTCAAGTTCACATTTCATTGCCTGTTAAGTTATTGTGTGATAATACTTCTGCTGAACATCTTGCCAAGAATCCCATGTTTCATGACAAGACCAAACACTTGAAAAGGGATATGCATTATGTTCGTGAGCAAGTAGAGGATGGTTTCATTGAAACTGCTCATGTTTCTGGTGCCCTACAACTTGCAGATTTGTTAACTAAACCACTTGCTTCTTCTCGACATCAGTTTCTATCTGCCAAGCTTGGACTTGTGTCTAAAGTCCAGCTTGAAGGGGGAGTATAGGATAtatgatatttatatttatcTTTTTCATTTTTACAAAAGTTTGTTAGTAAGTTTGTTGCAAGTTAGTTAGGGTTAGTTGCTTGCTTGTATATAAAGCAATGTTGGCTTCTCTTCCAAGCTAAGAAACTTAATCAGTAAATTCAAGTTTTCTTCAACTATTTTCTCTCTAGCATTCTGAGACTCTCTTAGATTCTTCAAAATATAAATGGcggtttttaattttctttttccctccaaattcctccaattttgggaggaaagaaaagtgaaaattttataaagAAACTTTCCTTCCACTTCCAAAAAATTATTGTACCAAATACAGAAACCTTATTTtacttttcctttctttttttttccaatcttttcttttccttccaattccttcCAACTAAATAAAGGCTACGAGTCTACAACTTCCTTCTCGATCcttcttctttttctcttcGGATTCGCGGGGTTTTCGATTTGATTTCACAAATAAAAGGGAGGAAACTGACGAGACCAACGACCAACACAAAAACAATGGATCATGATACTGATACAGCTGCTATTGCCGCAGCAATGGTGGCGAAGTTTCGCGAGGAATCCGAGAAAACCAGAAAAATGCTTGATGAAACTACACGAGCTTGCAATCAACAAACAGTGATGATCGAAAAAAGTTTGGTCCCTGCTGTGAAGCAATTGGCGGCCGCAGTGCAGGGTTTGGAGCAGGGTAAACTTTAACCCTAACCTTCAAATTTTAATTCGCGTTTTCGACTTTTATAATTCTTTGCGCTGATAAATTTTCTGCTTTTGTTCATTTTCAGTTAACAGGGGAGGTCGCACGCAAATTCATATTCACATCTCGTGCTTGAGCATTGTGCTTCTAGCTTTGATGATGGCTATGTACTGCCTTTCTGATTACAAACCTCAACACGGTTCAATGGTAATACTTCTCCTTCGTTTGaattctattatttttttttcaattttttgaaCTGATTATATTTTAATTCCGTGTAGGAGTGGTACCTGAAATGGGCGTTGCCATGCCTGCTCGGAATTCTGGCAGCGGGTATGATCGAGAACTAGTGTATAGTGACTGTGTTAGTGTAGCTGGAATTGCTGGTTTTTGTGGGTTTGTTTCAGCAACTGAACTATTATAGCTATTATAGAATGGTGGCATAGGGTATTGGAATTGATTGTTGAAGCATTCTTAGTGGTTATTTTCTGCTTACTAAGGTGCTATTAGCTGTTGTAAATGAAGCAACAACTGTGCTATTTGTTAGATGGcagcttggattttgaaattacaAGCCTAATTAGTGTAATTAGCCGAAACATGAATTTTTTCCCTTTCATGTTTTCTTGGTACATTGACCATCAATTGCTTGGATAAATATTGCTTAATTATGTGATCACAACCGTTATGTTTGGTTttgaaatgtgatttctttagcttgttTGGTAATGTGATAGTAAAGACATTTTTTTATGATCTTTCTTGCAAATTAACTTAGTTTGGGGTTAATTAGGTGTTAACAAGTCACAGTAATTGTTGACTTTGATCCCCAAACTTTAGCATTGATGATTCACAACTTTGTTAAGATGGGTTCTGATAGAGCTGTGTATGGCAAACTTTAAATAAAAGCTTTGTGTTCATGTATGCAAAATGCTGGATGTATTCTCTTGGGCCATTATATCTAAATGACGTGCTGTTTTATAGGGATGTGACGAGCTTGCTTAGAAGATTTTAGATGAGAGTTTGAAACCAGATGGTTAATTCACCAAACTTAAGCTCTGGTATAGTTGGACTGAAGTGGATGTTATGGTACATGGCCTTGTTGCTGGTGACAACTCACATCCTCTGGATTCAAAGATATGTAAATTTGAATGACATTAGAAATAATGGGTTTTAGATACCTTGGAATTCAGGAAATTACTGTTGTGACTGATCTTGACAGTCTTTGGGGTTTATGACATGAAGCTCATTAGTTTCTCAACACATGGCCATGGAACCAAATAGTATTGTTTTAGAAACATTTCTTGGTGGCTGTAAATTACATAGGAAAACACATTTGATTGAGAGAAATTAGCACAATTAGAACCTTACAATTAAGGAAATATGTTCCTTTTTAAATATTTAGTCTACGAAAAATAAGTGACATGATGTAGATAGAATAAGGCTAAGAATGAATTGAGGAACTGATTAAAAAAACATTCGGTTATAGTTGGATTGAAGTGGATAGTATGGTGCTCGAATTTGTAGTTGGTGACAGGTCACGCTCTTCTGAGCAGATACATGTGAAATTAGGTGAGTTGTTCTAGGATTTGCGAGTAGCTGATTACGTTTCAAGGTTTTGCTTTGTTTGATGTAGAAGAACTTGTACTTGAGTATCATAGCAAGAACTTGGCTATTGTGTCTGGCTTAATTAGCACAGCTTTGAACACTCAAGTGTATGCGGTGTTGTCATGCTGCATTTCAAGATTTTATAAGGATTGTTCATTATAGCAAAGAAGGTTCCACTTAGAGAAGACTGTTTTTGTTGCTTGTGTTTTGATGGATCTTGATCTTGAAAAGATTATTGGTAAACTTGCTATAAGTTTGCTAAACTTGTTAGTTGGATGACAGTCATGATAAATAGTTAGGTCATGAACTATATCTACATGGAAACTTGAACAAATACAAGAGATAGAAAGGTTTGTTGTCTGGTAGAGAACTTTGTTTGTCGCCCCCATTTTTATGTGGGATCTTGCCACTGTATCGTTTGTTTGATTAATAAAATCTGTTGTCAGGAATTTGGGATGATAATAGCACTACTGACTCCAAAATGTTCCTGTGATGCTTTCTATGTCCTGATTAGAAAGGGGAATCTTCGTTACTGTTCGATTGTTATGGCTATTATACAATTGTGGCATATGGTATTGGAATTGACTGTTGAATTCTCTTCTTATTAACTTTCATCCTAAAAGCTTGTGTTAAGATTTTATGATTCACAACCTCATTGAACGTGATATTGGTAGAGATGTGTATGTGACTAAAACTTTGGTGTGCATGTATGTAAAATGTATGGTGTAGAGTATCTGTCTTGGGTACTACTTCTTAAGACTTTACCAACTAAACTAGTTGAAAATGTGGGAGTATATATGATGCCCATGAGGTGTTTGATAATATATACCGGAGATAGATGTAGTCTCTTGAATCATTGTAATGAGTGGGTATCTAAATGGTGTGCTGTTTTATAAGTCAGTGAGCTTGCTTAGAAACTTTTAGATGAGAGTTTGAAACCAGATGGGTTTAGCTCAGCATACATAAGCTACATAAGCTCCGATCCAGTGCAGCTTTAAGATGAGAGTTTGAAACCAGATGTAGATGGCTTCGGAAGTGGTGATAAGTGAGATCCACAGGTATGTAAAATTGAATGATTACTGTGGTTTTGAGTATCTATCTTGGAACTCAGGAAATTATGGATGTGTAATTGATCTTATCGATGGGGTTTATAACATGAAACCTCATTAGTTTATCAAAACAATCCCATAGAACCAATTAATATTGATGTTTGGGTAGCGTTGCTTGGTGGCTGTGGATTACATATTGGCTGAGCATGTTTTATGAAGTAGCAATTAGTCCAATTAGAACCGTGGAACTCGGGAAGCTAGGAGATTATGTTATTTTATCGGTTATCCTTTCTACCAAGTCCATagctattatttttaataaaaactaAATTAACCGCGGCAAAATTAGATGTAGGTGTTTCATGGTGCTCTCAGTCACTACCTGGTTTCCtttccttataaaaaaaaacgcaaattaatatacgaagtaaatttttttatttttttttaatataaaaatgtGAAATATAAGTCATGATTGTTTTTTTGCTTGTACACACATGTTCTTTTGGTACACCATTATGCACCATTGTCCTTGGTCCACGAATTGGTGCACTTTTACATAAGTTATAGTTATCGTGTTTTATTACCCCCATTTGTGTTTTCCTTTATAATTCAGGAAGTTTTATAATCATTTGAATGCTTTTGAAGTATATGGAGTGATAGAATacataatttgtaattaatataaattaattatttttgtaattttgtaaTTAGTAGAATAGCCTTAGCTAAACCCTTATCTAGTTATGTATATATTCTGAGAAAATCAATGAGAAAGCACAGTAAATATTTCTCACATGGTATCAAGAGACTAGATTTCTCTTCCTCACAACCCTAGCAACTGTTTCTCCTTCCTTCCCCTTTCTTCAATGGCGGATGTCACAAAGCTCCACCCCGCGACCAAGGTTGCCAAAATCAAGACCTGTATTCCCAAACTCTAGATTATGAGGGCACTCAATACATTAACTGGTCTACCTTTTCTTCCTTCATTGTCGCGCCAATTTGGTCATCGAGCACATTGTGCCTCCTTCTTCCACCACCACGTCGATCGAAACAGGTGCAGAGAAAGCGACAGTCGCGAAATTGCAATGGCAGCGGCTCGATGATATTGTACGTCAATGGATTTACGACACCATATCCAATGACCTCCTTAACACCATTCTCAATCCTGAGGACTTGTATTAAGATGCATAGAATCGGTTGGTGCGCCAGTTTCAAGGGAACAAGTCTGGTAGGGCACTCCACCTTGACACTCAATTCACCAACACAAAACTAGAATATTTTTCCGGTGTCAAACCATACTGCACGCGCATCAAAGTCCTCTCTGACCACCTTCGAAACGTCGGGCTTCTGTTTTGGAGGATCGTATGGTTCTTCGCCTCGTGGAAGGTCTCCTTGTTGAGTATAAATCTTTCCGCACCAACGTGCAACATCGGGTTCCTCCGCCTCCCTTTGGAGAGGTGCAAAAAATGCTGGAATTTGAAGGGGAGTCTCTCGCCGACGACACCATTGATACAGGTTCAGATACTGCCTTTTTCAATTCTCATTTTAATAATGTTACGAGTGTTGGTCAGGAACAAAACTCATCCCATAACCATTGGAATTACAACAACAATTTCAATAATAGTGTGAAAAAGGGCCACCGTGGCCGTGGTGGGAACAACCACCAGAATAACAACCGGCACGGTGGTGGTAGGCGGTGGCCGTAATAACCAGCCACGGTCCAAcgaccaacaacaacaacaaccttaTAATAGGGCACCTTCTTATTGTCAATTACCACCATGGGCCCGAAACTGCAGGCCCAACCTTGGGCTACTCCCCCTTGCCCATATCCTTCTTGTGGGTGGGAGTACAGGTCTCATAGCCCACGTCAGGTGCAGCCTCAGCAAGCTGGTGTTCTTGGTGCTCGCCCGCAACAATCATACTTCATGGCTGCCGCCCCACCTTCAATGGGATATGCTCCGACGGACATCGATCAGACTATGCACACTATGTCATTGCACTCTCCATATGATAATTGGTACATGGATACCGGTGCCACGTCACACGTGACGTCCTCTCAAGGTACTCTCTCGTGCTATTTTCAATTGagcaataataaaaataatgcaATTGTTGTTGGAATGGTAGCATGATTCCAGTTAATGGTTATGGTATTACCACCCTCACTAATACAAAACCACCTTTAGCCTTGACTAATGTCTTGCATACTCCCAAAATAATCAAAAACCTTATTTCCGTTCGCAAATTTACTACAAACTTTATGTAAATTAAtcatttttgtaattttgtaaTTACTAGAATAGCCTTAGCTGAACCCTAATCTAGTTATGGATATAATATGAGAAAATCAATGAGAAAGAACGAAAAATATTTCTCACGTGGAGTTAATCCGGGAGATAATTGGATGATCTAGATTAAAGATGAATTTATACTTGATTAATTTGATGATGGAGTCTCATAATGGATCTAGGCGTCGTTGAAGCCTAACATCATCGCAAGCCCATCACAAGAGCAACTGGGAAGCCGTTGGGCGCT contains:
- the LOC110785110 gene encoding uncharacterized protein — its product is MDHDTDTAAIAAAMVAKFREESEKTRKMLDETTRACNQQTVMIEKSLVPAVKQLAAAVQGLEQVNRGGRTQIHIHISCLSIVLLALMMAMYCLSDYKPQHGSMEWYLKWALPCLLGILAAGMIEN